The genomic DNA CCCGTTAACTAATTTAACCCGTGTTGACAAAACGGAAGCGTATTATGAGCGAGAATGGTTTCCCGGACTTATTACCAAAACTTTTTTAGCGGGCAGACAATTCACTCCATTAGGCACAAATAAATATGAGTATTTAAAAAAAGACGGCACGCGGTCAGAAAAAGAAAATATCACCAATACAGAAGTGCGACAACAAATCCGTTTTGCCTGGAAAGAAAAGTATGTGGGTACAGGATTTACCAGAGTATACTTGGGAACAACCTATCCGGTTATTCAAATGACTTATGCAAAATCATTAGCCAACGCGTTTAAAGGGGAATATGATTATCATAAATTAGTTATGAATATAAGTGATAGATTTAGAATCACCCCAATTTTAGGATATACAGATTATACGATTGAGGCCGGGAAAATTTGGGGAGCGGTTCCCTATCCGTTAATGGAACTTCATGGCGGTAATGAAACTTATATTTACGATTATTTGGCCTTTAATATGATGGACTATTATGAGTTTGCCAGCGATCAGTTTGTTTCTGCAGCTATGTTTCATCATTTTGAAGGTTTGTTTCTGAATAAAATACCATTATTACGCAAATTAAAATGGCGTGAAGTGGCAACGGTTAAAGGAGTGTGGGGAATAGTAAATGAAGTCAACAGAAAAACCTTGCTTTTCCCCTCCACCTTAAAATCATTAGATAAAGGACCTTATTTGGAAGCTAGCGTTGGTATAGAGAATATTTTTAAAATCTTCAGAGTAGATGCATTTTGGCGTTTAAATTATCAATTACCCAGGGCGATTGATAATTTCGGATTCAAGTTTGGATTTCAATTGGCCCTTTAATTTAATTATAGCCTTAACTTTATTTATCATTCTGATTTCTATTTTTCAGAAAATGATATTCGCTAAACATGAAAAAACTTTAACTTTGATGTAAATGATACTAAGAAGCGAAAACCTGGTCAAAAAATATAAAAGCCGAACTGTGGCCAATAACGTTTCTATTCAGGTAAAACAAGGAGAAATTGTTGGATTACTTGGACCTAACGGTGCGGGTAAAACAACTTCGTTTTATATGATAGTTGGCATGGTGAAGCCTAACAGCGGAAAAATATTTTTAGATGATGTTGATATCACTAAGGAACCTATGTATAGGAGAGCGCAACTTGGTGTTGGTTATTTACCACAAGAAGCTTCTGTCTTCAGAAAATTAAGTATTGAGGATAACCTACGCGCAGTTCTGGAGATGACTAAACTAACAAAAGCTGAACAGGAAAATAAAGTAGAAACTCTTTTAGATGAATTTGGATTACAACATGTACGAAAAAATTTAGGTGATCAATTAAGTGGAGGTGAGAGAAGAAGAACTGAAATTGCAAGAGCGTTGGCCACTGACCCAAAATTTATTTTATTAGATGAGCCCTTTGCCGGCGTAGATCCCATTGCTGTTGAAGATATACAGGCTGTTGTGCGCAAACTAAAAGATAAAAATATAGGGATATTAATTACCGATCATAATGTACATGAAACATTAAGTATAACGGATCGTTCTTATCTTTTATATTCGGGAAGTGTAATTAAATCCGGATCAGCGGAAGATTTAGCAAATGATGAACAGGTTAGAAAGGTATACTTAGGCCAAAACTTTGAATTAAGAAAATAGTGTCCTCTTTGAAAACCATTTATATTGCCTCAACTAACGCTCATAAACTAGAGGAAATACAATCCATATTGCCTGCTGATTTTTTATTAAAAGGATTAAAAGATTTAGAAATTGAAGTAGACATTCCTGAAACCGGAAAAACACTTGAGGAAAATGCCCTATTAAAAGCAAATTATTTACAAAGTGTAATCAATAATTCGGATGCGATAGTTATAGCAGATGACAGTGGATTAGAGGTAGAGGCGTTGGATGGAAAGCCGGGCGTTTATAGCGCGAGATATGCCGGCGAAGAAAAAAACGATAAGGAAAACAATAAAAAATTATTGGATGAACTTCAAAATAAAACAAATCGCAAGGCAAAATTTGTTACGATAATTGCTTTAGTTGAAAAAAACAAGCAATTGATTTTTAAAGGTGAGGTGAAAGGAACGATTGCCTTTGTGCCTAAAGGAGAACACGGTTTCGGATATGATCCGTTATTTATTCCACAAGGATACCGAAGCACTTTTGCAGAGTTAGGAGAGAAAGTAAAAAGTGAAATCAGTCATCGTGCTATGGCCGTAAATAAATTATTAGCGTATTTAAATAATTAGTTCACTTCCCATTCTTTCCAGTCCATTTCTTCTCCATCAAGTATTTTTAAATAACTCTCATAACGCTCTGCACTAATTTCTCCATTTTCAGCCGCTAGCCTTACATCACAACCGGGCTCGTTGATGTGTAAACAGTTATTAAACTTGCAGTTATTCATTCGCTCTCGTATTTCCGGAAAAAAATGGCCCACTTCTTCTTTTTTCATTTCAAGTAATCCTAATTCCTTTATGCCCGGACTATCAATAATATTTCCACCAAAACTTAATGGAAATAATTCTGCAAAAGTTGTAGTATGTGTTCCTTTTAAATGTGCAGTTGAAATTTCAGAAGTTTTAATGTTAAGGCCGGGCTCAAGAGAATTAATAAAAGTGCTTTTTCCCACGCCAGAATGTCCGGCAATTAAGGTTGTCTTGTCCTTAAAAATTGTTTTTAATTGTTCAACGTCATTTTTATTTTGAGCACTTATACAATAGCAAGGATATCCAACGTCAGTATAAATTTTTATGATTTCACTTTGTATTTCTAATAATTCCGGCACTAACAAATCACATTTATTAAAAATAATTTTAGCAGGAATCTGATAAGCTTCAGCTGTAATTAAAAATCGGTCAATAAAACCCAGGCTTGTTCTGGGAGCAACCAATGTTGCAATTAATACCGCTTGATCTAAGTTACTTGCTAAAATATGTGCTTGTTTGCTAAGATTAATAGATTTGCGGATAATATAATTTTTGCGTTGATGTATGTGTACAATACAGGCTTCACCGTTTTCTTCTTTTTCAATATCCACAATATCTCCAACTGCAACCGGATTAGTGGTTTTCCTACCTTCCAATCGTAATTTACCCTTTAATCTGCATATCAGAATTTCAGTATCAGTTTTAACTTTATAATTGTTACCGGTTGATTTTATTACAAGGCCTTTTAGTTCTACGCTCACGAAAAATATTTTGCAAATTAAAATTTAATAATGATAAATTCTGTTCTTCTGTTTTTTTGATGTTCCTCTTCAGTGCAAGTGGATTGTTTTTTGCCTTCACAGGCACAATTATTTAATAATTTACTTTCACCGTAACCTTTGCCGGTAATCCGTTGAGGTTTACTAATTCTTTTTTTAATATATGAGGCACTTGCTTTTGCTCGTTGTTCGGATAATTTTAAATTGTAGGCTTTGCTGCTTCTGCAATCTGTATGAGAACCAAGTTCAACAACCATATCCGGATTCTCATTCATAATCTTTACAATTTTATCTAATTCTATTGCAGCATCTAAACGAATTGCCGACTTTCCAAAATCAAAATAAATAGAATGCAAATTAGTTAATTTAGCTAAATCCCCCCCTAATTCAACTTTCCCCAAACTTATATTCAACTTTTCATGAATTTTTTGTTCTCCACGTTTTAACAAGGGCCATTTTAATTGAATACTTTTTGATACAAAACCGGGTTTACTTATTTCAATATTATATTTTAAGGTATCTCCTAATTTATTATTGGGTAGTGGAAGTCTATATTCTCCATTAATTGGAGTGTGCGTTTTCATTATTTTGCCGGTTCTATCAGTAAGTATTAGTTGAACACCGGCTAACGGTTTTTTATCCTTTGTGTTGGTAATTAATGCACACAAAATAAATCCAGGATCTTTTTCCATGGTTATATTAGCCGTTATTTCATCTCCATTAACAGAAGTGCTAACTAATTTTCTGGAATCATAATAATCTTCTGTCTTTGCTAATAATTTAAATTGTTTTCCTTCATCAACAAATAGTAAATACGAACCGTCTTTTTTTGTGCAAACCTTATCGCCAATTTTTCCACGCTTGTCCATCAAATAAATAGCAACATCATGCATAGGCAATCCATTTTCGTCTTGAACTTTGCCTTTAATAATTTTTCCAAACCGGAAAGGTTTTAATAAATCGTATGCATAAATATCATCACTCCCCTCTCCTGAAATATTATTCGAAGAATAGTATCCCTTTTTTTGTTCAGCATCCAGTATCATATTATAATCGTCAGCGTTACCATTAATTGGTGCCCCAATATTGATGGACTTACTTATAAAGTCGTCAATTATTTTATTTACAAAAATATCCAATCCTCCTAATCCGGGCTTACCGTCGCTTGCGTAAAAAAGCAAACCGGATTCATGAATAAACGGAAAGCTTTCATTTCCTTCCGTATTAATCTTTTCTCCTAAATTAACCGGCTCTCCCCAATGACCTTTTACAGATTTGCTCACTTTGTAAATATCAGTTCCCCCAAACCCACCGGGCATATCACTAACAAAGTAAAGAGTTAGCTCATCGGAACTTAAAGAGGGATGACCGCAAGAGTATTCGTCGCTATTAAAAGGCAATTCCGTTTTTGAACCCCATTTTCCGCCCTTTTCTATTTTAGCTTCATAGATTTTAAGTTTACGAATACCTTCATTACTTTTTCCATGATAATTGTCTGATGTGAAAAACAGATGCTTTCCTTTTTTATTAAAACAAGCAGGACCTTCATGATATTTATTATTAAATACAGGAAATTTGGAAATTGATTTTAAATCATATTTAGGATTTACTTTTGCCGTATATATATCTAAATAGGGCAAACGGTTACCAATCCAAAGTTTAGTCAATGGGCCCAAAGGTTGGCGAGTAGAAGCAAATACAAGTTTGTTTTTATAAAAAGCTACTCCAAAATCTTGATTGTAATTATTGCCTTTTATTTTATGGATTACAAATTGTTTTTGATCTTTTTGCAATTCACTGTAATAATGAGGGTTATTCAAAAACAATTGTGATCTAATTTCATTTGGATAAGTTTTACTGAATTCTTTCATGTGCACAACAAAATCATCTAATTTTTTATTCATTTTTAATAATTGTGTATACTGAAATAGATCTTCATTTGTTCGATTATCGTTTTCTGCCAATACTGAATAAACCAATTCCGCCTTTTGAAATTCACTTGACATTTTATAACTTTCACCTAATCTTCTTAGCATATCTGCATCAAGTCCTTCAGTAGAAGTAATCTCTGTAATGACAGATTGATAATCATATTCTGTATGAAATCGTTTTGCTTTTTTAATATTGGGTTGAGCAACAGTGTGTGCTGAAAAAAATGGAATGATTATAATAATATAAATAAAACTTTTCAATTTAGAAATATCTTGGAGATTTAATTTTTCCCTCTGGTTTTTTTATCACATCATATCGAAGAACTATTTCGTGACTTCCGGAATTATATCGGCCGGTAGTATTTGCAAATGACCAGTCAAAAGAATAGCCAATGAAAAACTGTTTGTGAGCCTGAATTCCTAACAAAGCCCCCAGCGCATCTCCGGTTCTGTACATTAAGCCTAAATGCAATTTATCATTTATAATAAATACAGAGGTAAGATCTGCTTCTACCGGTGCGCCAAATGTTGTTTTTACAAATGCTGTTTGCTTCAGCAAAATACTTTTATTGATATCTAATACATATCCTGTAATCAGAAAATAATGCCTTTGCTCTTTCGAGAGAACAGCTGAAGAAGTGCCTAATTTGTTTTCTATTAAACGTGGAGATGAAATTCCAACATAGAATTTTTTGGTAGAATAATAAATTCCTGTACCGGCATTAGGAAGGATGGACTGAACATTATTAGAAAAAGCCTGATCGTTTTGAACATCTAATTTAAGTGAAGAGACATTGTTTCTGAAAATGTTAACCATCCCTTTTAGTCCTACGGAAAGTTTAGCTTTTTTATTGAGTTTTAAATGATAAGCAGCATCAAGAGCAATCCAACTGCTTTTTGTAGGACCAATTTGATCATTAATAATACTCAATCCCATACCCAATTTTTCAGAATGAATTGGGCTATGTAAAGTAAACGATTGATCTATTGGCGCCCCTTCAAAGCTTACCCACTGTGAACGATGTATGCCGGTAAATGTAAGATTGTTTCTTGTTCCGGCATAAGCTGGATTTAACCATAATGTATTAAACATATAATGGGTAAACATGGGGTCTTGTTGTGAAACCATTACCAATCGAAATGAAACAAGAACAATAACTAAAATAAACTTTTTAATCATTTGGTTAAACCCCTATTTAAATATAAAAATCCTTTAAAAGTTTTATTTACTTTTTTCAAGTGTAAAATGTAATAATATGTCCCCTCCGGCAAATCGTTTCCTCCCAACAATATTCCTTCAACTGTTTTTCCGTCCCACGAATTATCGTAACTTATTTTTGAATACACTTTATTTCCCCAACGATTTAATACGATAAATTCATTATCAGGATAAAATTGAATTCCCCTTATCACAAACAAGTCGTTTACGTTATCTGCATTCGGAGAAAACCCTTGAGGGATGAAGAAATCAATTAATACTTGAAATACGGTGGGAATACTTTCATTTATTTCTTGAGGATTGCCATCTCCATCTGGATCCGGATCATCTCCGTTTGTTGAAATATCTGTTCCTGAAAATCCACCTGTAGGTTGAGAAGTTGCATAGGCAATGGCAGAATTTGTGTAAGACTCAATTCCATTTGGAGAAAATTTAATACGTAATGAAATAGTATCACTTTGCCCCGGCAACAACGAACTAGTAGAGCTTATTAATAACTCGGTATTGTTTCCATTCCCACTGAAATTCGGATTAGGAGTAAGAATATTGGCTAAACAAATGGGAGGCGAAATTAATGTGTATGTAGACGGAAGTGGAAAGACTTTATCTAACGTATCAAAAACTTGAATATTATAAATATTAAAAGTGGCAAAGTTTTTAACTGTAAATTTAAAATCTACGGCATAATCTTCACCGGGCAATATCAGCGGTTCTGATGCTTTTTTAGATAAACCTACGGGTATAGTTAGCGTACAATTATTCACAATAATTTCTAAAGTTTTGGAGTCTGAACAACCAAATATATTGTATCCTGTAACTGTATAAATTCCGCCAGACAATATGAAAGCAGTCACGCTACTTCCACCTAATACTAACGGACTCCAGTTGTATGTAGTTCCTCCAGATGCAGTAAATGTGACGGGAGCTCCTGAGCAGATCACACTGGGTGTTGCGCCGGCTGTTATTGTTGGGTTGGGATGAACAATTATTTCAACTGTAGCTGTACCAACACAGCCAATAGCATCAGTACCGCTAACTGTATAAATCGCGTTTCCAACAGGGGGGCTGACGACTAGTGTTGAACCATTTTGCCCACCCGGTGACCAAGTATAAGTGACCCCACCCAATGCAGTTAGAGTGCTAGATTGTCCATCACATAATACTGAAGGATTAGCTACAACACTTATATCAGGCCCAACAAGAACCAATACAGTAGTAAAATTTGAACAACCAAATGAATTTGTACCAACAACTGTATAAAGTGTAGTAACGCTTGGTGAAACAACAATAGTAGAGCCAGATTGACCCGTAGGAAACCAAACATAAGTGCTGGCACCTCCGGCTGATAAGGTGCTTGTACTTCCTCTACAAATTGCACTTGGGTTTGCAACTGCCGTAATGGTTGGTACAGGATAAACCGTAACCTGAACAGTTGTAGTGTCAGTACATCCGGCAATATTATAGCCAACCACAGTGTAAATAGTGGTAACGCTTGGAGAAACAGTAACAGTAAAGTCAGCAATATTTAAAGGAGGTAACCAATAATATCCCGAAGCCCCGAATGCTGTTAATGTACTTACGCTTCCCGGACAAATGCCTGTAGGGGAGGCAATAGCAGTAATGGTTGGATTAGGAACCACTGATACGCAGACATTAGTGAAACCGACACAACCGGATATATGCGTTCCGGCAACATTAAAACATGTAGAAACAGAGGGTGTAATTGCTACAGTGGGACTCACAATATTTCCGGGGGTCCATGTATAAGAAACCCCTCCAAATGCGGTGAGTGTACTGCTTTGGCCTAAACAAACAATAGAAGGGAACGCAGTGATTGTGGGAATAAACACAGAAAGTACGGTTACAACCGAATTTGTACAGCCAAAAGCATTGGTGCCAATAACGGTGTAAATAGTTGTTCCAAAAGGGGTAACGGTGTGTGTTGGACCGACAAGCCCTCCTGGAAACCAAGTATAAGATAATGCGCCACTTGCACTAACCGTTCCGGTGCCTCCGGCACATATTAACGTTGGACCCGAAACTGCAGTGAGTGTAGGTAATGGATTTACTACAACCATCACCGTTTTTGACGCAGAACATACCTGAATATTACCTGAAACAGTATAAACAATAGTTGCACCCGGTGTAACGGTTTGCACGGGACCTAATAAATTTCCGGGTTGCCAGGTGTAAGTGTTTGCGCCGGTTGCTGTAAGCACAGCGGTATTTCCTATGCAAATTACAGAAGGGGTTGCCTCTGCGCCTAATAATACCTCTATAACGGTTGCCGAAGAGGCAGCGGCGGTGTTATTGGCAATTGCGCATTCCATCGATTGGGAAGTAGCAGTACCCGAAAAAGCCGATATGTTTGTTAAGGTAATAATTCCTGATATAGTAAGGGTTGCGCTTCCAAAAGGATTCAGCGAAGGAATAGTCCAAAGAGGAGAAATAAAAGTGCCCGAACTGGGATTAGTAAGTGTGAAATTAACACCGGATGGAGTGGGAATATTTACACTTACATTACTAGCCGCATTGCAAGACATATTTGAAATAACAACAGTGTATGTTTTTAAGCCCCCTAAGCAAATTGGCGGCGAATTACCTGAAATACTTAACGCCAAATTTACTTTAGCTGAATTGTTTGGATAAACAACATTATTTATTATTGTTCCGTTTGCGCCTTGCGTAGCTCCATTGGGAATGAATTCACTTAAGCTTGGAGAAGTAGTTGTTCCGTTTGTTCCACCATTTACATTTCTGCTTACTCCGGTTGTGGTAGTTAAAATATATCCACCACCACCACCACCACCAGGACCGTTAGTTTCTGCAGCTGTTGCAGGATGATTTCCTCCCGTTCCTCCATTTGCATTAACAGTTATTCCAGAAATTGAAGCGCCGGAATATAAAATGACAGACCCGCCACCGCCACCGCCACCGGCACCATCTGTAAAAGGGGAGATAGTAGGTAAGCCATTATCGCCGTTCGCTTCAATTATGCCACTTCCCGTAATTCCTCCATCTGATGTAAAATAAATTATTCCGCCTCCATTAGCTGCATTTTGACTAAATCCATCGTCGCTATGTCCGGCACCACCTCCGCCACCCATGAAAAGTTTTGAATTCCCGGCGAAGTCCAATGGTTTTCCCCCATATCCACCAATATTATTTCTATTATCACCTAACCAGGCTACATTACCCGGGCCTTGTGCTGTTGCATCACCGTTTGCTGTAGATTGGGAGTATCCGCCACGTCCGCCCCCGGGCGATGAACTTCCTGCAAAACCAGGCGATTCTAAATTCCAACAATTTGTCCAAGCCGGAATAGCATTATTTGGAATTCCGTTGCCAGTATAACCTAAAAGTAGTCCGGCATTAGAACCACCCCCGCCCCCGGAATTATTAGAATTTCCTCCACCTCCGCCGTTTGCAGGCGCACCCCGCGCATATCTCCCTCCTAACAAATCATAATCGGATTGATTTCCAACTACACTTTCACCTTTTTCGCCACCGTTGTTTCCAAATGGGCTTACAAAATTAAAAACTGAAGAAAGGGAGGAGTTTGTTACAGCTGAACCGCCTCTGAAACCTTGTCCCGTTGCAGAAACAGTTCCGTTTATTATTACTGTACCTGATGTTTCTATGGCAACTATACCCCCATTATTTGCTACTTGACCCCATGGCCTTGATGTTAGCGATGCTCCTGCATTAATAGTAAGATTTGTGAATCTTGGAATTCGGACTACTTGAACTCTTTGTGTGTTACTTACAATGTAATTGTTTACAAGTTGGCATTGATTAGCTAAAGTTATAGTGTTGCCGTTAATTGATCCTGTTTCAATTAACTCATAATCACCAACACCATTATAAGAAAATATTGTTCCGTAAGAATTAATATTAAAACTTGACATTCCTGCACCTTGACATTTGATAATCATTAATAAATCACAATTCGCCAAAGCACTTTCGCCATAAGGATTGTTTTGTGGACCAGGAATAGCAGCGCCATCTAAATCATTAACGTTTGTAATAACGATAGATGTGCCACCACTAATAGCACTGATTGCAAGGTTGGTATATCTATTATAAATTACACCGTTGAGATTAATTACATTGGGCCCATCTTTCCCCTTTTGCGCGATAGTATAGTGGGTTGTGGAAAATTGGATAATTAAAAAAAAGATCAATTTTATTTTCCTAAAATGAAACAACATAAGATGATAATATTTTAGAAAAAGTGTTTGATAACATAAAAATAGCAAAAAAACTCTATTTTTATTCTATAAAAAGTAATTTTAATGGTTAAAGCGAAAAAAAAACTGTTTAAAACATTTAACGCCGTTCTTATAATTAAAATACTAAATTAGGCCGTTCAAAAATGAAAAGATATGAAAGAAGTATATATAGTTTCAGCTGTTAGAACAGCTATGGGCTCGTTTGGTGGAACTCTTGCTGCTACCTCAGCCACACAATTAGGAGCAGCTGCCATTAAAGGCGCTCTCGATAAAATTAAATTAAACCCAAATGAGGTTACAGAAGTATTTATGGGGTCGGTTTTACAGGCAAATCTTGGTCAGGCCCCGGCCCGGCAAGCTGCTAAATTTGCAGGATTACCGGACAATGTTAATTGCACAACTGTAAATAAAGTTTGCGCGAGCGGTATGAAATCAATTGCGCTAGCGGCACAAAGTATTATGTTAGGAGATAATGATTGCGTTGTTGCAGGAGGAATGGAGAACATGAGTTCGGTTCCTTTTTATTCGGATAGCACAAGATGGGGAGCAAAATACGGAAATGTAACATTAACGGACGGCTTAGCGAAAGATGGACTAATAGATGTATATGGTAATGTTCCTATGGGAAACTGCGCTGAACTGTGTGCTAAGGAACATAAAATTTCAAGAGAAGATCAAGATGCTTTTGCCATTGAATCGTATAAAAGATCCGCAGCAGCGTGGAGTGCAGGAAAATTTAAAGACGAAGTAATTCCGGTAACTATTAAAACAAAAAAAGGTGATGTTGTTTTTGCAGAGGATGAAGAATATAAAAGTGTAAACTTTGAAAAAATTCCGGGATTAAAACCTGTGTTTCAAAAAGACGGAACCGTTACAGCAGCCAACGCCAGTACAATGAATGATGGTGCTGCCGCTGTTATTCTTATGAGCAAAGAAAAAGCAGATGCATTAAGCATTAAACCTTTAGCTAAAATAAAGAGCTTTGCCGATGCTGAACAAGCCCCTGAATGGTTTACCACAACGCCGAGTCTTGCTGTTCCAAAAGCCGTTGCTAAAGCGGGTTTAAAGATGGAAGACATTTCTTATTTTGAATTAAACGAAGCGTTTAGTGTGGTTGGTATTGCAAATACTAAACTAATGAAACTCGATGCGGCTAAAGTGAATGTAAACGGAGGCGCCGTTTCTCTTGGTCATCCATTAGGAGCCAGCGGTGCCAGAATTATTGTAACTTTAATCCATGTTCTTCAACAAAATAAAGCCAAATATGGTGCGGCGGGTATTTGCAATGGGGGTGGTGGTGCCAGTGCAATGGTAATTGAATTATGTAATTAAAATATTAAAATATGACAACATCAGCAGAAACAATGAAAACAACGGCGCTAACTAATAAACACATTGCATTGGGTGCAAAAATGGTTCCGTTCGCCGGATATAATATGCCGGTTTCTTACGCAGGATTAAATGAAGAACATCTAACGGTTCGCGGAGGTGTTGGTGTGTTTGATGTTAGTCATATGGGAGAATTTCGACTTAAGGGAAGTAAAGCATTGGATTTAATCCAAAAGGTAACGTCAAACGATGCGGCTAAATTAGAGGATGGAAAAGTTCAATATTCATGCCTGCCTAACGAAAATGGCGGCATTGTAGATGATTTATTAGTTTATCGTTTTAAGGAAGACGAGTATTATTTAGTAGTAAATGCATCTAATATTGAAAAAGATTGGAACTGGATTTCTAAGTTTAACTCTTTTGGTGTGGAAATGACTAACCTTTCTGAAGAGATGAGTTTACTTGCAGTGCAAGGTCCAAATGCTATAAAAACTTTACAAAAGTTAACCCAAGTGGATTTATCGCAAATGGAATATTACACTTTTAAAGTTGGACAAATGGCCGGAGTAAATGATGTTATTATTTCAAATACCGGTTACACCGGAGCGGGTGGATTTGAAATTTATATTTTGAATAAAGATGCAGAGAAAATGTGGGACGCAATTTTTGAAGCTGGAAAAGAATTTAATATTAAACCAATCGGGCTTGGAGCAAGAGATACGCTAAGACTTGAAATGGGATTTTGCTTGTACGGAAATGATATTGATGATACCACATCTCCTATAGAGGCTGGTTTAGGTTGGATAACCAAGTTTACCAAGGACTTCACGAATAGAGCCGCTATAGAATCACAAAAAACGAATGGCGTAAGTAAAAAACTGGTTGGTTTTGAAATGATTGAAAGAGGAATTCCTCGCCATGATTATCCTATCGCTGATGCAAGTGGCAATATTATAGGTAAAGTTACCTCCGGTACTCAATCTCCAAGTTTAAATAAAGCCATAGGCATGGGATATGTAACTACCTCATTATCAAAGCCTGATACTGAAATCTTTGTTATTATTCGCGAAAAACCGATAAAGGCCAAAGTTGTTAAAATCCCGTTTTTAAAGAAATAGGGGCTTAATTTATTTTAACGAATAATAAGGCACTTTAGGTGTAACCTTTCAATTTATTGGGCGTAAAAGTATTACATACGCCCTATTTCGGCTACCTGTTAATCGACAAAAACAGAAGAGTAATCTAAAAGCAGAATCAAGGGAGTATTATATTTTTAACTTTGATTAGTCATGAAAAGAGTTTTATGCATATTGATAACTTTAATTGGGTCTGCTTTGTTTGCACAATCACAAACATCAGAGATAATTAATGGTGATACATGCAACAGAATTGATGCCGACGGTAAAAAGCAAGGTAAATGGATATTGTTAGGCAAACATAAACCATCCGCCACGTGTTTTAAACCCGAACAAGAAATTGAAAAAGGAGAATATTTGGATAACAGAAAAACAGGCATTTGGGTTGAATATTATTGCAACGGCAATTTAAAGAACAAACTTACTTTCGCAAACGGCAGACCTGATGGTTATGCCATCATGTACCATGAAAACGGAAAAATTTCTGAAGAAGGTAATTGGAAAATTAGCAAATGGGTAGGTAATTATAAATTATATTACCCAAATGGTGTAGTTCAGCATGAGTTTGTGTTTAACCAATCCGGTAAACGTGAAGGAAATCAAAAATACTTTTATGAAAATGGTCAAATGGCCATTGAAGGTAATTTTGTGAATGGACGCGAAAACGGATTAATTAAGGAATTTCATGAAAACGGCGATTTAAAAGCGGAAAAGAATTTTGCTGAAGGTGATGTAGATGTTGCTTCCATTAAAACATACGAGCCTAAAAAACCAATAGTAAAAACGGACAAACCATTAGATAATGCGCCAAAAATTATGGTGGGTAAGGATGAAGCCCCAAATGAAGCGGAAAAAAAGGGGAAAGGCCCAATGGTATTAAATGGAATGCACACCTTATATAATAA from Sphingobacteriaceae bacterium includes the following:
- the lptB gene encoding LPS export ABC transporter ATP-binding protein, encoding MILRSENLVKKYKSRTVANNVSIQVKQGEIVGLLGPNGAGKTTSFYMIVGMVKPNSGKIFLDDVDITKEPMYRRAQLGVGYLPQEASVFRKLSIEDNLRAVLEMTKLTKAEQENKVETLLDEFGLQHVRKNLGDQLSGGERRRTEIARALATDPKFILLDEPFAGVDPIAVEDIQAVVRKLKDKNIGILITDHNVHETLSITDRSYLLYSGSVIKSGSAEDLANDEQVRKVYLGQNFELRK
- the rdgB gene encoding RdgB/HAM1 family non-canonical purine NTP pyrophosphatase, with the protein product MKTIYIASTNAHKLEEIQSILPADFLLKGLKDLEIEVDIPETGKTLEENALLKANYLQSVINNSDAIVIADDSGLEVEALDGKPGVYSARYAGEEKNDKENNKKLLDELQNKTNRKAKFVTIIALVEKNKQLIFKGEVKGTIAFVPKGEHGFGYDPLFIPQGYRSTFAELGEKVKSEISHRAMAVNKLLAYLNN
- the rsgA gene encoding ribosome small subunit-dependent GTPase A yields the protein MSVELKGLVIKSTGNNYKVKTDTEILICRLKGKLRLEGRKTTNPVAVGDIVDIEKEENGEACIVHIHQRKNYIIRKSINLSKQAHILASNLDQAVLIATLVAPRTSLGFIDRFLITAEAYQIPAKIIFNKCDLLVPELLEIQSEIIKIYTDVGYPCYCISAQNKNDVEQLKTIFKDKTTLIAGHSGVGKSTFINSLEPGLNIKTSEISTAHLKGTHTTTFAELFPLSFGGNIIDSPGIKELGLLEMKKEEVGHFFPEIRERMNNCKFNNCLHINEPGCDVRLAAENGEISAERYESYLKILDGEEMDWKEWEVN
- a CDS encoding OmpA family protein, with protein sequence MKSFIYIIIIIPFFSAHTVAQPNIKKAKRFHTEYDYQSVITEITSTEGLDADMLRRLGESYKMSSEFQKAELVYSVLAENDNRTNEDLFQYTQLLKMNKKLDDFVVHMKEFSKTYPNEIRSQLFLNNPHYYSELQKDQKQFVIHKIKGNNYNQDFGVAFYKNKLVFASTRQPLGPLTKLWIGNRLPYLDIYTAKVNPKYDLKSISKFPVFNNKYHEGPACFNKKGKHLFFTSDNYHGKSNEGIRKLKIYEAKIEKGGKWGSKTELPFNSDEYSCGHPSLSSDELTLYFVSDMPGGFGGTDIYKVSKSVKGHWGEPVNLGEKINTEGNESFPFIHESGLLFYASDGKPGLGGLDIFVNKIIDDFISKSINIGAPINGNADDYNMILDAEQKKGYYSSNNISGEGSDDIYAYDLLKPFRFGKIIKGKVQDENGLPMHDVAIYLMDKRGKIGDKVCTKKDGSYLLFVDEGKQFKLLAKTEDYYDSRKLVSTSVNGDEITANITMEKDPGFILCALITNTKDKKPLAGVQLILTDRTGKIMKTHTPINGEYRLPLPNNKLGDTLKYNIEISKPGFVSKSIQLKWPLLKRGEQKIHEKLNISLGKVELGGDLAKLTNLHSIYFDFGKSAIRLDAAIELDKIVKIMNENPDMVVELGSHTDCRSSKAYNLKLSEQRAKASASYIKKRISKPQRITGKGYGESKLLNNCACEGKKQSTCTEEEHQKNRRTEFIIIKF
- a CDS encoding type IX secretion system membrane protein PorP/SprF; the encoded protein is MIKKFILVIVLVSFRLVMVSQQDPMFTHYMFNTLWLNPAYAGTRNNLTFTGIHRSQWVSFEGAPIDQSFTLHSPIHSEKLGMGLSIINDQIGPTKSSWIALDAAYHLKLNKKAKLSVGLKGMVNIFRNNVSSLKLDVQNDQAFSNNVQSILPNAGTGIYYSTKKFYVGISSPRLIENKLGTSSAVLSKEQRHYFLITGYVLDINKSILLKQTAFVKTTFGAPVEADLTSVFIINDKLHLGLMYRTGDALGALLGIQAHKQFFIGYSFDWSFANTTGRYNSGSHEIVLRYDVIKKPEGKIKSPRYF